A window of Zingiber officinale cultivar Zhangliang chromosome 5A, Zo_v1.1, whole genome shotgun sequence contains these coding sequences:
- the LOC121982118 gene encoding probable boron transporter 2 encodes MSTNMEETFEPFRGIKNDLRGRLMCYRQDWTSGFSAGIRILAPTTYIFFASAIPVISFGEQLERNTNGVLTAVQTLASTALCGIIHSIIGGQPLLILGVAEPTVIMYTFMFNFAKQRADLGQNMFLAWTGWVCVWTSLLLFLLAILGACSIINRFTRLAGELFGLLIAMLFMQQAIKGLVDEFRVPKRDSPSALEFAPSWRFANGMFALVLSFGLLLTALRSRKARSWRYGAGWLRGLIADYGVPLMVLAWTGVSYIPSNGVPEGIPRRLFSPNPWSPGAYENWTVIKDMLNVPLIYILGAFIPATMIAVLYYFDHSVASQLAQQKEFNLRKPPSFHYDLLLLGFLTLLCGLIGIPPSNGVIPQSPMHTKSLATLKHQLLRNRLVATARQSMKRNSSLTQLYGNMQEAYRQMQTPLIYQESSTRGLKELKDSTIQLASSLGSMDAPVDESQFDIDKEIDDLLPVEVKEQRLSNLLQAMMVGACVAAMPFLKKIPTSVLWGYFAFMAIESLPGNQFWERILLLFTAPSRRYKVLEDCHASFVETVPFKAITTFTLFQSMYLLVCFGITWIPIAGVLFPPMIMLLVPVRQYILPKLFKGAHLTDLDAAEYDELPPITFNMQTEVDLGARYSSAESREVLDEMVTRSRGEIKRMNSPKVTSSGTTPVTDMRSFSSPRLSATEKAYSPRVRELRPERSPRLSAERQFSPRMAETRSSKLGEGSK; translated from the exons ATGAGCACGAACATGGAGGAAACGTTCGAGCCTTTTCGCGGAATCAAGAATGATCTTCGAGGGCGATTGATGTGCTACAGGCAAGATTGGACCAGTGGTTTCAGTGCAGGCATCAG GATTCTGGCTCCGACTACATATATATTCTTCGCCTCAGCAATCCCAGTCATTTCATTTGGAGAACAATTGGAGAGGAACACTA ATGGGGTATTAACAGCAGTTCAGACTTTGGCATCAACTGCCCTCTGTGGCATCATTCACTCTATAATAGGAGGACAGCCTTTGCTGATTCTTGGAGTGGCAGAACCCACTGTGATTATGTACACTTTCATGTTCAACTTTGCAAAACAAAGGGCTGATCTAGGCCAGAACATGTTCCTAGCATGGACTGGATG GGTATGTGTCTGGACCTCGTTGTTGCTATTTCTGTTAGCCATTCTAGGAGCATGTTCCATAATCAACCGATTTACTCGATTGGCCGGCGAGCTTTTCGGTCTACTGATTGCAATGCTCTTTATGCAACAGGCTATCAAA GGGCTTGTTGATGAGTTCAGAGTGCCAAAAAGAGACAGCCCAAGTGCACTAGAATTTGCACCATCTTGGAGGTTTGCCAACGGCATGTTTGCGCTAGTTCTGTCATTTGGGCTTCTGCTCACTGCGTTAAGAAGCAGGAAGGCACGATCATGGCGCTACGGGGCTG GCTGGCTACGAGGTCTCATCGCCGACTATGGAGTGCCACTTATGGTACTTGCATGGACTGGAGTTTCTTACATCCCTTCTAATGGTGTGCCAGAAGGAATTCCTAGACGACTCTTCAGCCCAAATCCCTGGTCACCAGGAGCCTATGAAAACTGGACTGTGATAAAG GATATGTTGAATGTGCCCTTGATCTACATTCTTGGAGCTTTCATACCAGCCACAATGATAGCAGTGTTGTATTATTTTGATCATAGTGTGGCCTCTCAACTCGCTCAACAGAAGGAGTTCAATCTCAGAAAGCCGCCATCATTCCATTACGATTTACTTCTTTTAGGTTTCTTG ACCTTGTTATGTGGTCTTATTGGAATTCCACCTTCAAATGGTGTCATCCCACAATCTCCAATGCACACGAAGAGTTTGGCCACCCTCAAACACCAA TTGCTTCGTAATCGACTGGTAGCCACTGCACGCCAAAGCATGAAAAGAaattcaagcttgactcaactgtATGGAAATATGCAGGAAGCTTACAGACAGATGCAGACACCATTAATCTACCAAGAATCATCAACACGA GGACTGAAAGAGCTGAAGGATTCTACAATTCAGTTGGCTTCGAGCTTGGGGAGCATGGATGCACCGGTTGACGAGTCGCAATTCGACATCGATAAAGAAATCGATGACCTCCTGCCGGTCGAGGTGAAAGAGCAGCGTCTGAGCAACTTGCTGCAGGCCATGATGGTCGGAGCTTGTGTGGCAGCTATGCCCTTCCTCAAGAAGATCCCCACCTCTGTTTTATGGGGATACTTTGCTTTCATGGCCATAGAAAGCCTACCTGGGAACCAGTTCTGGGAAAGGATTCTCCTTCTGTTCACTGCACCAAGTAGAAGATACAA AGTGCTCGAGGACTGCCACGCGAGCTTCGTCGAAACAGTGCCTTTCAAGGCAATCACTACTTTCACCCTCTTCCAATCCATGTACTTGCTTGTGTGCTTTGGGATAACGTGGATTCCTATAGCTGGAGTCCTGTTTCCTCCCATGATCATGCTTTTGGTGCCAGTTAGACAGTACATTCTCCCGAAGCTCTTCAAAGGAGCACATCTCACGGATTTAGATGCAGCTGAATATGATGAACTACCACCCATCACCTTCAACATGCAGACG GAGGTTGATTTGGGAGCAAGGTACTCCTCTGCCGAGAGTAGAGAGGTCCTGGACGAGATGGTCACCAGAAGCCGCGGCGAGATTAAGCGTATGAACAGCCCCAAAGTGACTAGTTCAGGAACTACGCCAGTAACCGACATGAGGAGCTTCAGCAGTCCTAGGTTATCAGCAACAGAGAAGGCCTACAGCCCCCGTGTTCGTGAACTTAGGCCAGAGCGTAGTCCTCGATTGAGTGCCGAAAGGCAATTCAGTCCGAGGATGGCAGAAACTAGATCATCCAAGTTAGGAGAAGGTTCCAAGTAG
- the LOC121982117 gene encoding shaggy-related protein kinase alpha-like isoform X1 has translation MASMAPTSGQKHASGSSISMDNLPDEMNDMHIRDDKDVEATVIDGNETETGHIIVTTIGGRNGQPKQTISYMAERAVGHGSFGVVFQAKCLETGETVAIKKVLQDKRYKNRELQTMRLLDHPNVVCLKHCFFSTTDKEELYLNLVLEYVPETVHRVIKHYNKMNQRMPLIYVKLYMYQICRALAYIHNSIGVCHRDIKPQNLLVNPHSHQLKICDFGSAKVLVKGEPNISYICSRYYRAPELIFGATEYTTAIDIWSAGCVLAELLLGQPLFPGDSGVDQLVEIIKILGTPTREEIKCMNPNYNEFKFPQIKAHPWHKIFHKRMPPEAVDLVSRLLQYSPNLRSTALEALIHPFFDELRDPNARLPNGRCLPPLFNFKPYELKGVPTGIIGKLVPEHARKQCTSLAQ, from the exons gatGTGGAGGCTACTGTAATTGATGGAAATGAGACAGAGACGGGCCATATAATTGTGACAACTATAGGTGGCAGAAATGGCCAGCCAAAGCAG ACTATAAGTTACATGGCTGAGCGGGCAGTGGGTCATGGATCATTTGGAGTTGTATTCCAG GCCAAGTGTCTTGAGACAGGTGAAACAGTAGCTATAAAAAAGGTTCTTCAAGACAAAAGATATAAGAACCGTGAATTGCAAACAATGCGCCTTCTTGATCATCCAAATGTTGTATGCTTGAAACATTGTTTCTTTTCGACAACTGACAAAGAAGAACTTTATCTTAACTTGGTTCTTGAGTATGTACCTGAGACTGTTCATCGAGTAATCAAGCATTATAACAAAATGAACCAGCGCATGCCATTGATATATGTGAAGCTCTACATGTATCAG ATTTGTAGAGCATTGGCCTATATACACAATAGCATTGGAGTTTGCCACAGGGACATCAAACCACAAAATCTTCTG GTTAACCCACATTCACACCAGCTGAAAATATGTGACTTTGGAAGTGCCAAAGTTCTG GTCAAAGGGGAACCCAATATATCATACATATGTTCTAGATACTATCGAGCTCCTGAACTTATTTTTGGTGCCACCGAGTATACAACGGCTATTGACATCTGGTCTGCTGGCTGTGTTCttgctgagctcctcttaggACAG CCTCTCTTTCCTGGAGACAGTGGAGTTGATCAACTCGTAGAAATTATTAAg ATTTTGGGTACCCCAACAAGAGAAGAAATTAAATGCATGAATCCCAATTACAATGAGTTCAAATTCCCCCAGATCAAAGCTCACCCATGGCACAAG ATTTTCCATAAGAGAATGCCACCTGAAGCTGTAgatcttgtatctaggctacttCAGTATTCGCCAAATTTGAGGAGCACTGCT TTGGAAGCATTGATTCATCCATTCTTTGATGAACTTCGAGATCCAAATGCTCGTCTACCAAATGGCCGATGCTTACCTCCTCTCTTTAATTTCAAGCCTTATG AACTAAAGGGAGTCCCAACGGGAATTATAGGAAAGTTGGTTCCAGAGCATGCAAGAAAGCAATGTACCTCTTTAGCACAGTGA
- the LOC121982116 gene encoding polygalacturonase At1g48100-like codes for MPNGHPSLYASITTLALLLLSLEKCEPRYHYHKHHSSSPKFNSGNQISLPPASAPAEPPSMSKDINTTRSEHRVFDVRSYGAIGDGSSNDAQAFRAAWKAACTANSSVILVPSDGVFMVTSTIFSGPCRPGLVLQIDGVVMPPDGPANWPAADSKKQWLVFYRVNNMILQGGGTIEGKGQDWWNLPCKPHRGPHGSTLPGPCDSPALIRFFMSYNVTVGRLRIRNSPQFHIKFDGCEGVHIEGLSISSPSFSPNTDGIHIENTKSVGIYDSIISNGDDCISIGPGCSNVDIANVTCGPSHGISIGSLGVHNSQACVTNVKVRNARIRDSDNGLRIKTWQGGTGSVSGISFEDIAMENVRNCIIVDQYYCLSKQCLNQTSAVWVTDVAYSNIKGTYDVRSAPVHFACSDTVACTNITMSEVELLPHEGEMVDDPFCWNAYGVLETLTIPPIYCLQEGQPQSLALEDIPAMGCS; via the exons ATGCCAAATGGCCACCCATCACTATACGCCTCCATTACCACTCTTGCACTTCTACTACTCAGCCTTGAGAAATGTGAACCAAGGTATCACTACCACAAGCACCACAGCAGCAGCCCCAAGTTCAACTCTGGTAACCAAATCTCCCTGCCGCCGGCAAGTGCCCCAGCAGAGCCACCGTCTATGAGCAAGGATATAAACACCACCCGGTCGGAACACCGAGTGTTTGATGTGCGATCCTATGGGGCGATCGGCGATGGCTCGAGCAACGATGCCCAAGCCTTTCGGGCTGCGTGGAAGGCCGCATGCACGGCTAACTCGAGCGTGATCCTCGTGCCGTCGGACGGTGTCTTCATGGTCACATCCACTATTTTCTCAGGTCCATGCAGACCAGGGCTTGTGCTTCAA ATAGACGGAGTTGTTATGCCCCCGGACGGACCGGCCAATTGGCCAGCGGCCGACAGCAAGAAGCAATGGCTGGTTTTCTACAGAGTCAATAACATGATTCTCCAAGGAGGCGGCACCATCGAAGGAAAAGGCCAGGATTGGTGGAATCTCCCCTGCAAGCCTCACCGA GGGCCTCACGGAAGCACACTACCCGGGCCTTGCGACAGCCCTGCG CTAATCAGGTTTTTCATGAGCTACAATGTGACGGTGGGAAGGCTCCGCATCCGGAACAGCCCGCAATTTCACATCAAGTTCGACGGTTGCGAAGGGGTGCACATCGAGGGCTTGTCGATAAGCTCCCCCTCCTTTAGTCCAAACACCGATGGCATTCACATAGAGAACACAAAGTCTGTGGGCATCTATGATTCCATCATAAGCAATG GCGACGATTGCATTTCGATTGGGCCGGGCTGCTCTAACGTGGACATAGCCAACGTGACGTGTGGGCCGAGCCATGGCATAAG CATCGGGAGCCTGGGCGTGCACAACTCGCAGGCGTGCGTGACGAACGTGAAGGTGCGGAACGCGAGGATCCGCGACTCGGACAACGGGCTGCGGATCAAGACGTGGCAGGGCGGGACGGGGTCGGTGTCGGGCATCAGCTTCGAGGACATCGCGATGGAGAACGTGCGGAACTGCATCATCGTCGACCAGTACTACTGCCTGAGCAAGCAGTGCCTGAACCAGACGTCGGCGGTGTGGGTGACGGACGTGGCCTACAGCAACATCAAGGGAACGTACGACGTGCGGAGCGCGCCGGTGCACTTCGCCTGCAGCGACACGGTGGCGTGCACCAACATCACGATGTCGGAGGTGGAGCTGCTGCCGCACGAGGGGGAGATGGTGGACGATCCCTTCTGTTGGAACGCCTACGGGGTGTTGGAGACGCTCACCATCCCGCCCATTTATTGCTTGCAGGAAGGGCAGCCGCAGTCGCTGGCTCTGGAAGATATCCCCGCAATGGGATGCAGCTAG